From bacterium, the proteins below share one genomic window:
- a CDS encoding tandem-95 repeat protein has translation MTLAKTPTRWTARGIAAIMTLCVVLAMPDLAVAQGSIFGNVQNANLTNPAVGQLLWVGFLDNTDEEIRIESSTGAGYDGTFWFDDFQNYSTEVAGNPYDFIFVNIANGQYFRLEKTIPNNSFHQEDVTLAAAAVPARPTGLVARAVSASRVNLTWNKATGVTYHVYRRATANNGVFRRLDDPSGNLANIGVADSFFVDATSDGATDYTYIIIGQTAGNIFSAHSVEVSVLASNITGPTLTVVNPNTGSGVGNPLVTLTGTNFDIAGVGVTFGGVPATNVTVVSPFTITCNAPSYAAGVVDVAVTNTASGLSSTLAGAFTYTGNAAPVLAAIGPRNVNEGLALNFGVSATDADGTTPALLAENLPLNATFTNNGNGTGTFNFAPDFTQAGVYNVLFIASDGVLADSESVAITVNDVNRAPVLAAIGPRNVDEGLVLNFGVSASDPDATVPSLTAENLPLNATFVDNGNGTGTFNFAPDFTQAGVFNVRFIASDGALADSELVAITVNNVNRAPVLAAIGPQSVNEGAALNLPVSATDPDATTPTLVAENLPLNAAFTDNGNGTGAFVFSPGFAQAGVYNVRFIASDGALADSELVAITVNDINQPPVLAPIGAQLVNEGAVLNIAVSATDGDGAIPVLSAQNLPANASFVDNGNGTGAFTFSPNFTQSGVYAVLFIASDGVAADSENVTITVNEGGNQRPVLAAIGAQTVNEGVNLTLGLSATDADNNPITLSALNLPTNAALVDNGDGTGVFGFDPDFTQAGVYSVTFIA, from the coding sequence ATGACATTGGCCAAGACACCGACTCGATGGACCGCGCGCGGGATTGCCGCCATCATGACCCTCTGTGTCGTGCTGGCCATGCCGGATCTCGCCGTTGCTCAGGGGAGCATCTTCGGGAATGTGCAGAATGCCAATCTGACCAATCCCGCCGTCGGGCAGCTCCTCTGGGTCGGATTCCTCGACAACACCGACGAGGAAATTCGCATCGAGTCCAGCACCGGCGCCGGTTACGACGGCACGTTCTGGTTCGATGACTTCCAGAACTACTCAACCGAAGTGGCCGGCAATCCCTACGATTTCATCTTTGTCAACATTGCCAACGGGCAGTACTTCCGCCTCGAAAAGACGATTCCGAACAACTCCTTCCACCAGGAGGACGTCACGCTTGCGGCCGCGGCCGTCCCCGCCCGTCCCACCGGGCTCGTCGCCCGCGCCGTCTCGGCCTCCCGCGTCAACCTGACTTGGAACAAGGCCACCGGCGTGACCTACCACGTGTATCGTCGCGCCACCGCCAACAACGGCGTCTTCCGCCGACTCGATGATCCGTCCGGCAACCTCGCCAACATCGGCGTCGCCGACTCGTTCTTCGTCGATGCGACCTCCGACGGCGCGACCGACTACACCTACATCATCATCGGGCAGACCGCCGGCAACATCTTCTCGGCGCACTCGGTTGAGGTGTCGGTTTTGGCGTCCAATATCACCGGCCCGACGTTGACCGTGGTCAACCCCAACACCGGCTCCGGAGTCGGCAACCCGCTGGTCACGCTCACCGGCACAAACTTCGACATCGCCGGCGTCGGCGTCACCTTCGGCGGCGTGCCCGCGACCAACGTCACGGTCGTCAGTCCGTTTACGATCACCTGCAATGCTCCGAGCTACGCCGCCGGCGTGGTCGATGTCGCGGTGACCAACACCGCCTCCGGGCTGTCGTCGACCCTGGCCGGCGCGTTCACCTACACCGGCAACGCCGCCCCGGTGCTGGCCGCCATCGGTCCGCGCAACGTCAATGAGGGGCTGGCGCTCAATTTCGGCGTGTCGGCCACGGACGCTGATGGCACGACGCCGGCGCTTTTGGCGGAGAATCTGCCGCTGAATGCCACGTTCACGAACAACGGCAACGGCACCGGCACGTTCAATTTCGCGCCCGACTTCACCCAGGCGGGCGTCTACAACGTGCTCTTCATCGCCTCCGATGGCGTGCTCGCCGACAGCGAATCGGTCGCGATTACCGTCAACGATGTCAACCGCGCCCCGGTCCTGGCGGCCATCGGCCCGCGCAATGTGGATGAGGGACTGGTGCTCAACTTCGGCGTCTCCGCCAGCGACCCGGATGCCACCGTCCCGTCGCTTACAGCCGAGAATCTGCCGCTTAACGCCACGTTCGTCGACAACGGCAACGGCACCGGCACGTTCAACTTCGCGCCCGACTTTACACAGGCCGGAGTCTTCAACGTGCGTTTCATCGCCTCGGATGGCGCGCTGGCCGACAGCGAACTGGTCGCGATCACCGTTAACAACGTTAATCGCGCCCCGGTCCTGGCCGCCATCGGCCCGCAATCGGTGAATGAGGGCGCGGCGCTGAATCTGCCGGTCTCGGCCACCGATCCGGATGCGACCACCCCAACGCTGGTCGCCGAGAATCTGCCGCTGAATGCCGCCTTCACCGACAATGGCAACGGCACCGGCGCCTTCGTATTCAGTCCGGGTTTTGCCCAGGCCGGAGTCTATAACGTCCGATTCATCGCCTCCGACGGCGCCTTGGCCGATTCGGAACTGGTCGCGATCACCGTCAATGATATCAATCAGCCCCCGGTCCTGGCTCCGATCGGCGCGCAACTGGTCAACGAGGGCGCGGTCCTCAACATCGCCGTCAGCGCCACCGACGGCGACGGCGCCATCCCGGTCTTGAGCGCGCAGAACCTGCCGGCCAACGCGTCCTTCGTCGACAACGGCAACGGCACCGGCGCCTTCACCTTCTCGCCGAATTTCACCCAGAGCGGCGTGTATGCGGTGCTCTTCATCGCCTCCGACGGCGTCGCCGCCGATTCCGAAAACGTCACCATCACCGTCAACGAGGGTGGCAACCAGCGTCCGGTGCTGGCCGCCATCGGCGCGCAGACGGTCAATGAGGGTGTCAATCTCACCCTCGGCCTGTCGGCCACCGATGCGGATAACAACCCGATCACCCTGAGCGCCCTGAATCTCCCGACCAATGCCGCCCTGGTCGACAATGGTGACGGCACCGGCGTGTTCGGTTTCGATCCCGACTTCACGCAGGCGGGGGTCTACAGCGTCACCTTCATCGC